The Bradyrhizobium sp. CCBAU 051011 DNA segment CGTGAGGCGTTGACGAGCGTGCTCAGGTCATCTGGCCACACGGCTGGAACAGGCTTGCTTGCGAGATCGTCAGGTAGCTTGAAGCGAAAGTAGGCCCAGCCCTTCCGCCATACGAGGGGCGTCATCCGCCATAGCCGTAGCACGTTCGTGTAGCAACGGCAGTCTTCAAGCGCCTGATATATCGAAGCTTTCGATATTTCAATGGGTTGGTGGACGATGGCGCGCCATTCAGAACAAAACTACGAACTCATATGTGATTGAAATTTCTGTATAATCTTCGGTCGCACCTAGGCCAGCCTGGCGATAACACCGGACGTGGAGCACATCGCGTCGATCTGCAAAATTGCCGATGCTGAGCTTGACGATGTCGATGACCTGCGAAGCTTCCCAGCCTAGCGCTTCGTCTTGGGAAGCACCATCCTGCCCTGTGAAGCAATGCTCCCCCACCTGCTGGACCAACTGACTTCCGAGGCGGAGGGTCGCTCGGCGTCTCTCTGACCTCGGGCACCCTGCAGCGCAAACAGTGCGCCTTGGGGATCGACACATCGCGCGATCCAGCATCCATCAGCCAATTCGATCGGACCCTGGAGGATCCGGCCTCCGCCGTCATTGACGCGCTTGGCGGCCGCGCCGACGTCGTCGACATTGAAGTAATAGAGCCAACACGGCTGCGGCACGCTCGGAAGCTTGGTGAGCATGCCACCGATCGTCTGCCCGGCGGCCGAAAACAATTGATACAGGTCAGCCGGTTCGGTTTCACCGTGGGCCTTCTGCCAGCCAAACAGCTCGCCATAGAAATCAAAGATCTTGTTCCGGTCTTCAGCCAGCAACTCATGCCAGCCCACGTGCCCCAGCACGTCCAGCCCGTCGGGTTGCCGTTGGCGATATGTCAGTCCGCTGACCAGTGCAAAAGTCGCCTTTTGCGGATCGGCGACCACTGAAACCCGGCCGATATTGCTGTCCGTTGGCGGTAGCAAGACAGCGCCTCCACGACGCCTGATCCGTGTGGCCATCGCATCCATGTCATCGACTGCGACGTAGCCGACCCATCTCGGAGTTGCCCCCAATCGCCGCCCCTCTTCCGGGAGATCCATAAGCCCGCCAACCGGAACTTCTCCGGCAGTAAGCACCGTGTAGGCCAGTTCCGGAGTCGACGCATCCTTCGCACCCCAGCCGACGACCTTGCCATAAAAGGCGCCTGCTGCCGCGACGTCCGTGGTCAGGAGTTCATACCAGGCGAAGCGTCTGAGTTGACTGACCAAGCCAATTTCTCCGTTCAAGCCTGGAGACGATTGCGCACTGCACCAAGTCGCACTCGTTGCAATCTGCGCTGCGGGCGCGGACCGTCGTTGCAATGGACAAAAATGCGCTGACAACGTTGAAAATGAATGCAATCTGCACGAGCGTCATTACATTTTCGTGTGTGCATGAATCTTGCCTGCCTTATTTGGTCGGCGTAGAGTCACTCTCACGGAGATCCTTCCTGCAACATTGGAGGATGCGACCATGCCGCGGGTGAAGCAAGCTTCGAAAAGGAAGCGAGTAACCGGAACCGCAGTGCCGGCGTTGGGAGCCGCCGGATTAACTTTTTCGCTGGCAGGAGGCGCATCGGCATCGGCCGTACCGACCGGTGACGTTCAACAGGGGCGGAATTTCGCTCCTGGCATGATGATCACGCTCGGTGAAGAGGAAATTGCCGACGTCAGTCTCGCCACCTTCCATCTCTTCGACAACGAACTCTTCGACAACGAAAATGTCCTTAGCGGCGTGCAGCTAGCCCAGCGCGGATGCGGTGGCTGCCGCGGGTGTGGTGGCATGCGGGGATGCGGTGGCTTCCGCGGATGCGGTGGTTGTCGCGGCTGCGGAGGCTGTGGATGCAGAGCCTGCCGATGCGGCGTCGGCTGTGGTGGTTGTGGTGGCTGTGGCATTGGTTGGATAGGGATAGGCGTGCCATGGGTAGCATGTGCCGGTTGCTGTGCATCTTGGGGGCGGTGCCGCTGGTGCTAGGCAACGACGCGTTCTGATTGTGTATCGACAAGCCACGATTTCATTGGCCGGGGCTCGCGATCGACCCGGCCAATTTCTTGTTTTCGTTGGGCGGTTCGCCTGCCAGCTTGCCGATGACAAGCGAGTGTGTTCCAACTCAAATCGAACAATTCCGGTCGGCGCGGGCGCACAAGTCCCGCAGGAGAACGGTTCGCCTTGCTCTGGCGATCTGAAATGACAAGCAACAAGATCCGCGTGCTCCGATGACAGCCAATCGCAAGAGCCGCGTTGCGAGCAAGACCCACAAAGACACTTTGCGATTCGCGCCGAACTTCACCGCCTATGTACTTCCTCCCGATGTGGTCTGCCTCTACTCGGAGGATCGCAAATTCTTCCTGCACGGCGATCTGTATTGTGCGGTGGCCACGTCGATCGGAAAAAATGGAAAATCTGCGCCAGAGATCGCTCGCCAGCTTTCGAAGAGCTTTCCACCCGACAAGATAGAGGAAGCAATCAAGCGGCTGCTCGAGCGCCGATACGTCGTTACAGGAGCATCGCGCGCATTCGATGGCGCCGTCGCTGGATATTGGGCGAGCCTCGGCCTGCCTCTCGAGATCGCGGAGCAGAATCTCCGCAATTGCCCCGTGCGGGTCGAAGCGATCGATGTCAAAGGCGCCAAAGAACTGAGTGTGGCTTTGAGCAAACTCGGCGTTCAAATCGTCAAGCGTTCGCCCAAACTTACGATCACGTTGGTGAACGACTATCTTGACCGGCGGCTGGCCGAGATGAACCGGGAACGCGTCGCTGACAAGACGCCCTGGCTGCTGGTGCAGCCGTCCGGCGTGTTTCCGCTGGTGGGCCCCGTGTTCAAACCGGGCGAGAGCGCCTGCTGGAACTGTCTGTTCGATCGCATGATCCGTAACCGGGAGATCAAGGGATTTCTCGACCGCGGACCGGCGCAGACGGTCGCCGTATCGCCCTTGGTCCAGCACACCGTTGGACAAACCGCAATCCACTTCGCTGCCGTCGAAATCACCAAAGCGATTGCCTCGGGTTTTCGCACCGATCTGCGCGATCATATTGCGAGCCTCGATCTGACTGGTGCGGTCATCGCCAAGCACTTTGTCGCGCGGCGCCCGCAATGTCTCACCTGCGGGAGCAAGAAACTGCAGAGTCCACGCCGGGCGGCGACTTCAATCGAGATCGCCGAAGGCAGCAAGCTCATCATGACCAGCGGTGGATATCGCACCGTGACCGCTCGGGCCACCGTGGCGCGCTTCCGCAAGCATGTAAGCCCGCTGACCGGCGTGGTTACGCGGCTCGAGCGGATCGAGGTCGATCTGCCGATGAACACCAATTTTTTCGCCCACCACAATTTCTCTGCGCCGGCCCAAAGCGTCGATCAGCTCAGGTCCGGACTGAGCGGCGGCAGCTTCGGCAAGGGCTCCACGGCGGAGCAGGGCGAGGCCAGCGCGCTGATGGAGGCGATCGAGCGCTATTCGGGCATTTTCCAGGGTGACGAGATCAGGACGGCGCGCCGCCTTACCGATTTCGCTCGCGGCGACGCCCTTCACCCCAATGACATCCAACTTTTCAGCGAAACGCAATTTCAAAACAGGCATGCCCAACAGCCGAACGATTCACACCCGGTTCCTGAGCCGCTCGATCCCTCGTTGAGGACCGAGTGGTCGCCGGTCTGGTCGTTGCGCGACAAGCGTTTCAAATATCTTCCGACCGGCCTGCTCTACTTCTTCTATGGCGGTTTCCATACCGACTCCAACGGTTGCGCGGCCGGCAACACCCGCGAGGAAGCCATCGTTCAGGGCTTTCTCGAACTGATCGAGCGCGATGCCTACGCCATCTGGTGGTACAACCGGCTGCAGCGTGCCGAGGTCGACCTCAAGCAATTCGACGATTCCTATGTCCGGGATCTGCAAGCCCAGTTTGCTGATGCCGGACGCCGGCTGTGGGTGCTCGACGTCACCAGCGATCTCGGCATTCCCACTTACGTGGCGATCATGCACTGGATGCAGAACGGCCACGAGAATATCGAGTTCGGTTCCGGCGCGCATTTCGATCGCCGCATCGCTCTGCTGCGTTCGCTCACCGAGCTGACCCAGTTCATGTCAATTGGCATGATGGGCGGCGCCAGCGGTGAGAAGCCGACGCTTGACGGTATCAAGCCGCTGCGGCTGGAAGATTATCCGTTCCTGATCCCGAGCAACAATCCGATTGTTCCGCCGGCTCCCGACCTAAAGGTTCTCGACAATACGCGCGATCAGGTGAATGCCTGTGTCGAGATCGCCACCCAGGCAGGTTACGATTTCCTTGTGCTCGACCAGACGCGGCCCGACGTTGAGGTCCCCGTCGTTCGCGTGCTTGTTCCGGGCCTGCGGCATTTCTATCGCCGCTTCGCACCCGGCCGGCTTTACGATGTTCCGTTGAGGCTTGGATTGTTGGATCGCCCGCGGCTGGAAAGCGAACTCACGCCGTTCCTGCCGCACACCTGAAAGGCAGGTCTTTTGAAAGGCAGCTCTTTCGTGCGCGCTCCCCGGAAAAAGCCGACCAGGAAGATCGCGCCAGTCATCGCCGCCCGATTGAACGGTCATTTCTCCTTTCAGATGCAGGCGGACGGAAGCATCGCCGCCTCCGTGGACGGCTATTTTGTCAATCTGGGACATATCAGTCCGGCCGCGCTGGACCTTGCGCGGAATCTGGCCGACGGCCTGCCGCTCGCGTCCTTTGCCGGCAAGAGCGCCATCGCGAAGGAAGTCGATGTCCTGGCGCATCGACTGGCACGGCACGGGTTGCTCGAATACCGCCTGTCCTTTCCGCGTGACGAGCAGGACATCGTGGTCATCGAACCCCAGGTCCCAGAGTATTGGCCGCTATGCGCAAAGCTCGGCGAGAGTGACACCATCGTGCTGTCGCGCTTTGCCTATCTGCGCCGACGCGGCAACGAAATGGTGCTGGAATCGCCGCGCGCCGGCGCGCTGTTTCGAATTGGCGACCCCGCCATTGCCGCCACCCTCGCTGCGCTGTCACGGCCTCAGAAGATCAGCAGGCTTCGCCGCCACGCGGCCGCCTTCAACCTCGATCTGCTCGAACTGCTGCTGGATAGCCAGTTCCTGCTCAAGCTCGATGCGAAAAGCGGCGACGGCCTTCGGGTGAATGAAGGCGACGGCAATCTCGTTCTCTGGGATTTCCATGATCTCGTGTTTCACACGCGGAGCACGGAAGGCCGCCAAGCCAATCCGGTTGGCAGCACCTTCGCCTATGCAAGCGTCGTTTCACCGCCGCCTGCGGTGCGCCCGCCGTGGCCGGGCAAGAGAATCGAGCTGCGCACGTTCTTCACCTCGGATCCGGTCTCGCCCTTCGCAGGCCTGTTGCGCGAACGCCATTCAGTCCGGGATTTCGATGACGAGCATCCGATCACGCTCGCCGAGCTCGCCCAGTTCCTGGACAGCGCTGCCCGAGTCCTGTCGGAATGGAAGGGCGGCGCGCCTTTCGAAGGCGGTCCTGCGATCACCTACAGCTCAAGACCCTATCCGTCGGCGGGCAGCGCATACGAACTGGAATTGTATCTGGCGGTCACGAATTGCGAGGGGCTTGCACGCGGACTTTACCACTACGACGCGGGCGGCCACGCGCTGGTAGAGATAGGGGTCTCCGCACAGCAATTCCAGGCGCTTTCGGCGGCAGCCGAGTTTGCCATGGACGCACCCGGTCCGCCCCAAGTCCTGATCACGATCGCCGCCCGTTTTGGGCGGATCTCCTGGAAGTATAGCTCAATTGCATACTCGCTGATCCTGAAGGATGTTGGCAGCATGATCCAGACGTTCTACTTGGCGGCCACCAATATGGGCCTTGGTGGCTGCGCCATCGGCACCAGCAACATCGATCTGTTCGCAAAAATGACAGGGCTGGAATTCCATGTAGAGGGCCTGGTCGGTCAATTCGCGCTCGGACGCGGCAGGAAACGGTGATCCCAAGCTAGGCAGTACGTATGCGAAATGGCGCTCCCTAGGGGAAACACCCAGTATCCGCAAAAGACATTGATATACTTAACTTTTTTGCCGTAGTTGATTGCTTGCAACACAACAAAAGTTAAGTTCGTCAGCGGGCTGTCGGGCGCTAATGTCGTGCTGCCGTTGGTTCGTTAACCTGACTTATGTCCGGCTCCTCTAGGCCATTAGCGCGAACACATCGGCACTGCATACCCGCTCCGCATTGACAGCCCAGTTCTTCGGTCCATGCCCGGTTGGGATGGTTCTCGCACACCCAGCCGATCCCAAGACAGAGTTTGCAATCAGGATGGATCATTGCACAAGCCGGATCGGGCGCCGCCTGTATTCGTCTATTGCAAGATTTGAAAGCAGCAACCGACGTCGTTCGCCGCGTCTCATCATGCCAGCGATACGCTCCCCCAAGAATCGTGTGGTGTCGGTGGGGTCGCCAAGTTCGCCTGTCCTCTCAAGGACGCTCCATGCAATGTAGAAAGACTGCTGAAAAAGTTCGGTGTCGGTCATGCACAATAATCACCACCGCCCCGAAAGCGTTCCACTAGGCAGGATAGGCCAAGCGCGGCGCATCGAGCATCTCGCAGAGGTCGGCGGCAGCTTCATTCTGCCTTATGCGACGCATGACGTGATCGCGTATCTGACCCTGAGGAAGCATTCCAGCTTGTTCGCGCAGGTGCTGGGTATCTGCAAGCAGGCGTTCTCGCAGTGTCGATGTCTGTTTGAATCGGCGACGCTTCTGCATCCGCTGATCCTTTCCTAATGGAGAAAGGCGGGAGCGCTGTTCAGGCGTTCTCATCACCGATAGATGCCATGGGCCGCTCGATGGTGACTAGATGCTACGCATGTCAGATCGACAGGTCCCCAACAAACGTTAGTCAGCCTTTGATAATCCTTTAAATGAACTAGCGCGGAGCAGCCCCTCAGACGTTATGTCGCGGTATTCAATTTCGGCAGAGAACACCGGCTCGACCCATGTTGCTTTCGGCTTCTTGAGCGGCTTACTCAATTTGCTCTTGGGGCTAACCACCGTGTCGAGTTGCTTCCTGATCTGGCTGGAAACGGTGCGAGACCATCCGGTCCCAACCTTGCTCATATAGACGAGGTCTTCGCCTGCTGCTTGCCAAGATAGAGCGCGGCCACGCCACTCGGGTCTTTGATAAAGCCGACGACCGGAAACTTGCCCGTATGAACGGCCTTGATCTTCAGCC contains these protein-coding regions:
- a CDS encoding VOC family protein yields the protein MVSQLRRFAWYELLTTDVAAAGAFYGKVVGWGAKDASTPELAYTVLTAGEVPVGGLMDLPEEGRRLGATPRWVGYVAVDDMDAMATRIRRRGGAVLLPPTDSNIGRVSVVADPQKATFALVSGLTYRQRQPDGLDVLGHVGWHELLAEDRNKIFDFYGELFGWQKAHGETEPADLYQLFSAAGQTIGGMLTKLPSVPQPCWLYYFNVDDVGAAAKRVNDGGGRILQGPIELADGCWIARCVDPQGALFALQGARGQRDAERPSASEVSWSSRWGSIASQGRMVLPKTKR
- a CDS encoding TOMM precursor leader peptide-binding protein; translation: MTANRKSRVASKTHKDTLRFAPNFTAYVLPPDVVCLYSEDRKFFLHGDLYCAVATSIGKNGKSAPEIARQLSKSFPPDKIEEAIKRLLERRYVVTGASRAFDGAVAGYWASLGLPLEIAEQNLRNCPVRVEAIDVKGAKELSVALSKLGVQIVKRSPKLTITLVNDYLDRRLAEMNRERVADKTPWLLVQPSGVFPLVGPVFKPGESACWNCLFDRMIRNREIKGFLDRGPAQTVAVSPLVQHTVGQTAIHFAAVEITKAIASGFRTDLRDHIASLDLTGAVIAKHFVARRPQCLTCGSKKLQSPRRAATSIEIAEGSKLIMTSGGYRTVTARATVARFRKHVSPLTGVVTRLERIEVDLPMNTNFFAHHNFSAPAQSVDQLRSGLSGGSFGKGSTAEQGEASALMEAIERYSGIFQGDEIRTARRLTDFARGDALHPNDIQLFSETQFQNRHAQQPNDSHPVPEPLDPSLRTEWSPVWSLRDKRFKYLPTGLLYFFYGGFHTDSNGCAAGNTREEAIVQGFLELIERDAYAIWWYNRLQRAEVDLKQFDDSYVRDLQAQFADAGRRLWVLDVTSDLGIPTYVAIMHWMQNGHENIEFGSGAHFDRRIALLRSLTELTQFMSIGMMGGASGEKPTLDGIKPLRLEDYPFLIPSNNPIVPPAPDLKVLDNTRDQVNACVEIATQAGYDFLVLDQTRPDVEVPVVRVLVPGLRHFYRRFAPGRLYDVPLRLGLLDRPRLESELTPFLPHT
- a CDS encoding SagB family peptide dehydrogenase codes for the protein MQADGSIAASVDGYFVNLGHISPAALDLARNLADGLPLASFAGKSAIAKEVDVLAHRLARHGLLEYRLSFPRDEQDIVVIEPQVPEYWPLCAKLGESDTIVLSRFAYLRRRGNEMVLESPRAGALFRIGDPAIAATLAALSRPQKISRLRRHAAAFNLDLLELLLDSQFLLKLDAKSGDGLRVNEGDGNLVLWDFHDLVFHTRSTEGRQANPVGSTFAYASVVSPPPAVRPPWPGKRIELRTFFTSDPVSPFAGLLRERHSVRDFDDEHPITLAELAQFLDSAARVLSEWKGGAPFEGGPAITYSSRPYPSAGSAYELELYLAVTNCEGLARGLYHYDAGGHALVEIGVSAQQFQALSAAAEFAMDAPGPPQVLITIAARFGRISWKYSSIAYSLILKDVGSMIQTFYLAATNMGLGGCAIGTSNIDLFAKMTGLEFHVEGLVGQFALGRGRKR